A genomic segment from Spinacia oleracea cultivar Varoflay chromosome 3, BTI_SOV_V1, whole genome shotgun sequence encodes:
- the LOC130469390 gene encoding uncharacterized protein produces MAPSNRNGASLFTIFSVFVVLSLLVIANCDVDNGEKYKGLEIREQTKEILNGVEMMKFGRKLAKPTCVERACGFVNPNVNCFCCNPYSCYDTKEECDKVCH; encoded by the exons ATGGCACCAAGTAATCGTAATGGAGCTTCTCTATTTACCATTTTCTCTGTGTTCGTTGTTTTGTCTCTTTTGGTCATAGCCAATT GTGACGTTGATAATGGTGAAAAATACAAAGGATTGGAGATAAGAGAACAAACCAAGGAAATATTGAATGGAGTTGAAATGATGAAGTTTGGCCGAAAACTTGCAAAACCAACATGCGTAGAAAGGGCTTGCGGCTTTGTTAACCCCAATGTTAATTGCTTTTGTTGTAATCCTTACTCATGTTATGATACTAAAGAAGAGTGTGACAAAGTATGTCATTAA
- the LOC110775675 gene encoding putative FBD-associated F-box protein At5g53635, producing MDCNLELGIGLESQRKRPFLQNDGKEKEIVEQMDIISDLPDHLIARALSFLETDEAVRTCVLSSRWRYLWKGIGRICLRGFDFDPDIFSNLVEHVLKSCNSANFLAFELFCPLLIDVSRLNSWIASIKSCKIEKLTIHANNTDDYILPESPLPQCILSYNTLVYLNLDCFDIQIPESVVSFPCLKSLNLQVIFPDSEDAVNRLLSCCPVLEKLYLLGFIDYPEGLKINISVSTLRRLSLRLVNTESSYEEEHDIIINTPNLEYLSVDDDSFSKYVVKDVSRVSNVFVNYEAIWLDDLVPKYIHHLLDLLKGIATTELLTLHWSTIDVLGSALSYAWPAFPHLTTLIMQLNLYSGWTCFSKLLHSTPKLAFFILDLEGINDSDNRPSDDDLYQWTPPDKVPNCLLENLEIIGIQCFKGNEDEVQVVEYLLNNSHVLKSMMIGYDPDSASEEVREKLLMFPRASKTCDVEIYERVMYKEQDPTTSHNDIILWGV from the exons ATGGATTGTAATTTGGAACTCGGAATTGGACTTGAGAGCCAACGTAAACGGCCCTTTCTGCAGAATGACGGAAAGGAGAAGGAAATTGTTGAGCAGATGGACATAATTAGTGATTTACCTGATCATTTGATTGCTCGAGCACTTTCCTTCCTTGAAACTGATGAAGCAGTGAGAACTTGTGTATTGTCCTCCAGATGGAGGTATCTTTGGAAAGGCATTGGTCGTATTTGTTTGCgaggttttgattttgatcCTGATATATTTTCAAACCTTGTGGAGCatgtgcttaaaagttgtaACTCGGCAAACTTTTTGGCATTTGAGCTTTTCTGCCCGTTGTTAATAGACGTCTCTCGTCTAAACTCATGGATTGCTAGTATAAAGAGTTGTAAAATTGAAAAGCTGACTATACACGCCAACAACACAGATGATTACATCTTACCTGAATCACCTCTGCCACAATGCATTCTTTCTTACAACACATTAGTGTATCTCAATCTTGATTGTTTTGACATTCAAATACCTGAGTCCGTAGTTAGTTTTCCTTGTCTCAAGTCACTTAATCTTCAGGTCATATTCCCTGACAGTGAGGATGCTGTGAATCGGCTCTTGTCTTGTTGCCCAGTCTTAGAAAAACTGTACCTGTTGGGTTTCATTGATTACCCTGAGGGCCTGAAgattaatatttctgtttctacTCTAAGAAGATTAAGTTTGCGACTGGTAAATACTGAAAGCAGTTATGAAGAGGAGCATGATATTATTATCAATACACCCAATCTGGAATACCTCTCCGTAGATGATGACTCGTTTTCTAAGTATGTGGTGAAAGATGTATCGCGGGTATCTAATGTTTTTGTCAATTATGAAGCCATATGGCTTGATGATTTAGTTCCCAAGTACATACACCACCTCCTTGATCTTTTAAAGGGGATTGCCACCACTGAACTTCTGacattgcattggagtactaTAGAT GTACTTGGTTCGGCTCTTAGCTATGCCTGGCCTGCATTCCCACATTTGACGACATTGATCATGCAATTAAATCTATACTCGGGTTGGACCTGTTTTTCAAAATTGCTCCATAGCACTCCCAAGTtagctttttttattttggatttg GAGGGGATCAACGACAGTGATAACAGACCGTCAGATGATGATCTATACCAATGGACTCCACCCGACAAAGTCCCAAATTGTTTATTAGAAAATCTGGAGATAATTGGCATTCAGTGTTTTAAAGGAAACGAAGATGAAGTACAAGTAGTAGAGTATTTGTTAAATAATTCCCATGTGTTGAAGAGCATGATGATTGGTTATGATCCGGATTCTGCCAGTGAAGAAGTCAGGGAGAAGTTATTGATGTTTCCAAGAGCTTCCAAGACTTGTGATGTTGAGATTTATGAACGCGTCATGTATAAGGAACAAGATCCCACCACCTCACATAATGATATTATCTTATGGGGAGTTTGA